The DNA sequence GCGCGGGCATCGTCATGGTGCCCAAGCGCGAGCCGGTGATGCGCCAGATCGGTTTCGTGCCGCTCAATGATCGTCAGGCGCTGGCCGTGCTGGTGGGACAGGACGGCTCTGTAGAAAACCGCGTACTCGACATGCCCGCAGGCGTGACGCCCGGCATGCTGAACGAAGCAGCGAACTTCATGTCCGCGCGCTTCGCGGGCATGACGCTCAGGGAGGCGGGCGAAGCCCTGCGTCGCGAGATGGAGGGCGAGCGAACGGCGATTCAGGGTGCGGCGCGCGAATTGGTGGCGCGTGGCATCGCCGTCTGGTCGCAGGATGCGGATGACCGTCCGGTACTGATTGTGCGCGGTCAGGCGCATCTGCTGGATGACGGCACTGCCGCGGACCTCGAACGGGTGCGCCAATTGCTCGAACAACTGGAAGGCAAGCAGGAGATTTCGCGCCTGCTGGAAGGCGCGTTGGCGGGCAGCGCGACGAAAATCTTCATCGGGTCGGAAAACAAGCTCTTTTCCCTCTCCGGTTCTTCGGTCATAGCCGCGCCTTACCGGGGCGGCGATGGCCGTGTTGTCGGCGTGGTCGGCGTCATCGGTCCGACGCGCTTGAACTACGCGCGGGTGATCCCCATGGTGGATTTCACTGCGCAGACGTTATCGAGATTGATGAGATGAGCGAAGACAAGCTGAATATCGAAAATACTGAAGTCGTTGACGAACTGCCCGAGGACGCAGCGCCTGTGGGCGACGCGGCTGCTGAACGCTTGGCGGCCCTGGAGGGTGAGCTGGCGGCGGCGAAGCAGGACGCGCTCTACGCCCATGCCGAAACGCAGAATGTCCGTCGGCGGCTTGAAAAGGAACTCGCCGATACGCGCGCCTATGCCGCAACGTCGTTCGCGCGCGATATGCTGTCGGTCGCGGACAATCTGGGCCGCGCGCTGCAAGCTATCCCGGCGGAACTGCGTGACGATGAAAAGTTCAAGGGACTGGTCGCAGGCCTCGAAGCGACCGGCCGGGAACTGGAAGGCGTCTTTGGCCGCAACGGCATCGAAAAGCTGGTGTCGGTTGGACAGCCGCTTGATCCCAACAAGCATCAGGCGATGATGGAAGTGCCGTCGGACGATGCTGAGCCCGGGACCGTGCTGGTGGAAATGCAGGCGGGATACACAATCCGCGATCGCCTGCTGCGCCCGGCTTTGGTGAGCGTTGCCAAGAAGCCCGACTGACGAATCTTCACTATGGAGATCAGGCGCCCGCCGGGACTTGTTCCGGCGGGTTTTCTGAATGCGGTCGTTTTTCGTAGGCCCGCGCTCAGCGGCGCGGAATGCGGCGGGCGCTGGCAAGGTGATGGGCATGCGTGATCGCCACGGCGAGCGCGTCCGAGGCATCCGGTCCCGCAACCTTGGCTCCCGGCAACAGCCGCGAAACCATGGCATGGACCTGATCCTTCGACGCGTTGCCAACGCCGACGACGGATTTTTTGACAAGCCGCGCCGCATATTCGCCAACCTCCATCCCCGACCGGGATGCCGCTAGCAGCACGACGCCGCGCGCTTGCCCCAGCTTCAGCGTTGATTGCGGGTTTACGTTGACGAATACTTCCTCGACCGCCGCGCCAGTGGGCTGATGTTCGAGGATGAGGTCGGTGAGCGCGAGATCAAGCGCCAACAGCCGCGTCGCCAACGCCATGTCGGCGTCGGTCTTGATCTGCCCATTGGCGATGTGCGTGAGGCGATTGCCGTCAGCCGCGATCAAGCCCCAGCCCGTGGTGCCAAGGCCGGGGTCGAGTCCAAGGATGATCATGGATTTGTCCTCGCCCCTTCAGGGGAGAGGATAGGGAGGCTTACCGGCCTGCCGGTTAGCCGGACTTGGAGAGGGGAAGTACGGAAGGTGAGGGGGCTCCCCCCTCTCCCAGCTTCGCTTGGGCAGCACGCTGCCAAGGCTGCGCAACCCTCTCCCCGCCGGGGAGAGGGGAGGGTGTTTATCAACCCAGCTTCTCCATGACCTCGTCGGACACTTCATAATTGCCCCAGACGGTCTGGACGTCGTCATCATCTTCCAGCGTATCGACCAGCTTCATCAGGGTCGCGGCGTTGCTCTCGTCAACCTCGACGGTGGTCTGCGGTTTCCAGGCGAGCTTAGCGCCTTCGGCCGGGCCGAGCTTTGCTTCCAGCGCCTTGGCGACTTCGTGCAGCGCGTCCATGGCGGTCCAGATTTCATGTTCGTCTTCGTTCGACGACACATCATCGGCGCCTGCTTCGAGGGCCGCTTCGAAGATCGCATCGGCATCGCCAGCGTTCGCCGGATAGGTGATGAGGCCCATGCGATCGAAGCCGTGACTGACCGCGCCCGAAGCGCCAAGGTTGCCACCATTTTTGGAAAAGGCGGTGCGCACATTGGTCGCGGTGCGATTGCGGTTGTCGGTCAGCGCTTCGACGATGATGGCGACACCGCCGGGGCCGTAGCCTTCGTAGCGGATCTCTTCATAATTCTCCATGTCGCCGCCGATCGCCTTGTCGATCGCGCGCTGGATATTGTCCTTGGGCATGGACTGCGCCTTGGCGGCGTTCACCGCCAAACGGAGGCGGGGGTTCATGTCCGGGTCGGGCATGCCCATCTTCGCGGCCACGGTGATTTCGCGGCTGAGCTTGGAGAACATCGAGGAACGTTTTTTGTCCTGCGCGCCCTTGCGATGCATGATGTTCTTGAATTTGCTATGGCCGGCCACGGCCTGCTCCTAAACTTGTCTGATCCGAAGCGCGCTCTCTAGCGGGCGTCCTGCCCAAGCGCAACTAGACGAGGATAGCGGTGCCGGAGGCCGAGACCATCAGCATCGAACCGTTGGACCCCAGCACTTCATAATCGAGGTCGACCCCGACGACAGCGTTCGCGCCCAGCGTCGCCGCCCGCATTCGCATCTCGCCGATCGCCTGCTCACGCGCTCGCTGGAGCACATCCTCATAAGCGCCCGAACGGCCCCCGACGATGTCCCGTACACTGGCGAACAGGTCACGGAACAGGTTGGCGCCCACGATCACCTCGCCGGTGACGATGCCGAGATATTCCTTTGCAGGGCGCCCTTCGAGGCGGCTTGTGGTGCTGACGATGATCTCGGACATGATGTGTCTCCCGCACCTTGCTTGTCGAAGGCCCTTCTTGAAGAAAGAAGGGGCCTTCGACAAGCGGAGGACGAACGGAAGACGAGTGCGTTATTCCATGCCCAAGGCGGACAGGTAGGTCTGGAGGATAGCCTCCATTTCCTGCCGGTCATGCTGCGGCATTTTGCGCAGGCGGATGATCTGGCGCATGATCTTCGGATCATAGCCGGTTGCCTTGGCCTCCAGATACACGTCCTTGATATCGTCGCCGATGCCCTTCTTCTCTTCCTCGAGCCGCTCGATGCGTTCGATAAGAAGGCGTAGCTGATCGGCGGCGACGTTGCCCTCGCTCATATAATATATCTCCGGATAGAATGTGAATCGGGTTGGCGCACGCTCCTAATGATTGTCAGCGTTCTTCGCCACACTCTCCTGCATCTTTGCGATCTGTTCTGGCGTCGCCTCGCTCTGATGGCGCTGTTTCCACTCTGAAAAGGGCATGCCGTGGATGATTTCGCGCGCCTGGTCCTTGCTCAAATTGCCGTCGGCTTCCGCGATCCAGTCGGCGAGGCAATTGCGGCAGAAGCCCGCCGTTCCCATCAGATCGATGTTCTGGACGTCGGTCCTGTGCTGCAAATGCGCAATCAGGCGGCGGAAGGCGGTTGCAGCCACCGCATCGTTGAGCATATTGTCGGCCACGGCGATCCTTTCGCTGATCTACATCATCCTGTCGTGCAGTAGGGATAATCTAAAACGGCGCCCTGGCAAGCCGAGGGCTGACCATCACTGCCAGGAGCTATTTGAGAATGACGAAACTGCCGCCCCGTTCGCGCAAGGTCCGGATTTTGGCGACCCTTGGCCCTGCGAGCGACACGCCGGAAGTGATCCGCGCGCTTTTTATCGCCGGGGCAGACGCTTTCCGCATCAATATGAGCCATGGAGCGCATGAGGATCATGCGGCGCGTATCGCGTCCATCCGGGCGCTGGAAAAGGAATTCGGGCGGCCGACGACCATATTGGGTGACTTGCAAGGACCCAAGCTGCGCGTCGGGACTTTCAAGAGCGGCCTTGCCGTTCTGGAGGTGGGTGCATCCTTCATACTCGACCGCGACGAAAAGCCGGGCGACGCACGGCGTGTGAACCTGCCCCACCCGGAAATTTACGCGGCGCTGGTCCCTGAAACGCGGCTGCTGCTGGACGATGGCAAGTTGGTGCTGCGGGTGAAGAATGTGTCGGATGACCGGATCGAAACGGTGGTCGAGGTCGGTGGTACCCTGTCGAACCGCAAGGGCGTTAACGTGCCCGATGTTGTGGTTCCCGTACCCGCCTTGACGGAGAAGGACCGGCGCGACCTGAGCTTCGCGGTCGAACAGGGCTGCGACTGGATTGCGTTGAGCTTTGTGCAGCGTCCTGAAGATCTTGCGGAAGCGCGCAAGCTGATGGGCGGCCATGGCGCGCTGATGGCGAAGATTGAGAAGCCCGCCGCAGTCCAGCGGCTGGAGGAGATATTGGAACTGGCCGATGGCGTGATGGTTGCGCGCGGCGACCTGGGCGTCGAGCTGCCGCCTCAGGCCGTGCCGCCGCTTCAGAAGCAGATTGTCGCGACGGCGCGGCGCATGGGACGCCCGGTGGTGGTCGCCACGCAGATGCTCGAATCGATGATCAAGGCGCCGAC is a window from the Sphingobium sp. Cam5-1 genome containing:
- the hrcA gene encoding heat-inducible transcriptional repressor HrcA, whose translation is MAVTPVTELNERARDVFRVVVESYLGTGLPVGSRTISKIASLSLSPASIRNVMQDLEELGLLAAPHTSAGRMPTETGLRLFVDGMMQAAEPSVEERRAIEAGIAEGGPIEEALSAATAALSGLSACAGIVMVPKREPVMRQIGFVPLNDRQALAVLVGQDGSVENRVLDMPAGVTPGMLNEAANFMSARFAGMTLREAGEALRREMEGERTAIQGAARELVARGIAVWSQDADDRPVLIVRGQAHLLDDGTAADLERVRQLLEQLEGKQEISRLLEGALAGSATKIFIGSENKLFSLSGSSVIAAPYRGGDGRVVGVVGVIGPTRLNYARVIPMVDFTAQTLSRLMR
- a CDS encoding DUF1244 domain-containing protein, whose amino-acid sequence is MLNDAVAATAFRRLIAHLQHRTDVQNIDLMGTAGFCRNCLADWIAEADGNLSKDQAREIIHGMPFSEWKQRHQSEATPEQIAKMQESVAKNADNH
- the grpE gene encoding nucleotide exchange factor GrpE, which produces MSEDKLNIENTEVVDELPEDAAPVGDAAAERLAALEGELAAAKQDALYAHAETQNVRRRLEKELADTRAYAATSFARDMLSVADNLGRALQAIPAELRDDEKFKGLVAGLEATGRELEGVFGRNGIEKLVSVGQPLDPNKHQAMMEVPSDDAEPGTVLVEMQAGYTIRDRLLRPALVSVAKKPD
- a CDS encoding YebC/PmpR family DNA-binding transcriptional regulator, whose translation is MAGHSKFKNIMHRKGAQDKKRSSMFSKLSREITVAAKMGMPDPDMNPRLRLAVNAAKAQSMPKDNIQRAIDKAIGGDMENYEEIRYEGYGPGGVAIIVEALTDNRNRTATNVRTAFSKNGGNLGASGAVSHGFDRMGLITYPANAGDADAIFEAALEAGADDVSSNEDEHEIWTAMDALHEVAKALEAKLGPAEGAKLAWKPQTTVEVDESNAATLMKLVDTLEDDDDVQTVWGNYEVSDEVMEKLG
- a CDS encoding DUF2312 domain-containing protein, coding for MSEGNVAADQLRLLIERIERLEEEKKGIGDDIKDVYLEAKATGYDPKIMRQIIRLRKMPQHDRQEMEAILQTYLSALGME
- the ruvC gene encoding crossover junction endodeoxyribonuclease RuvC, with the protein product MIILGLDPGLGTTGWGLIAADGNRLTHIANGQIKTDADMALATRLLALDLALTDLILEHQPTGAAVEEVFVNVNPQSTLKLGQARGVVLLAASRSGMEVGEYAARLVKKSVVGVGNASKDQVHAMVSRLLPGAKVAGPDASDALAVAITHAHHLASARRIPRR
- the pyk gene encoding pyruvate kinase; the protein is MTKLPPRSRKVRILATLGPASDTPEVIRALFIAGADAFRINMSHGAHEDHAARIASIRALEKEFGRPTTILGDLQGPKLRVGTFKSGLAVLEVGASFILDRDEKPGDARRVNLPHPEIYAALVPETRLLLDDGKLVLRVKNVSDDRIETVVEVGGTLSNRKGVNVPDVVVPVPALTEKDRRDLSFAVEQGCDWIALSFVQRPEDLAEARKLMGGHGALMAKIEKPAAVQRLEEILELADGVMVARGDLGVELPPQAVPPLQKQIVATARRMGRPVVVATQMLESMIKAPTPTRAEVSDVATAVYDGADAIMLSAETAAGDWPEEAVAMMDSIAHSVERDPGYFARLHFTETKPDATTADALAEGAAGIVSVVGASAITCFTSSGSTVRRVARERPLTPILALTPRLDTARKLGLTWGVHAVRTKDIDTFEEMVGKARRMALRHNMTQKGSKIVVLAGVPFGTPGSTNVLHVTAIRGDELTGRD
- a CDS encoding heavy metal-binding domain-containing protein; amino-acid sequence: MSEIIVSTTSRLEGRPAKEYLGIVTGEVIVGANLFRDLFASVRDIVGGRSGAYEDVLQRAREQAIGEMRMRAATLGANAVVGVDLDYEVLGSNGSMLMVSASGTAILV